TACCCTCCACAGCCAACataatttttccttttatccGTAGTTCGTAGCTTTTAGCTTTAATTTAATGCTGGAAAAGTGTATGCACTTATGTTTTGATGATAAATATACCTGTTGCAGCGTACGGGTTGTCTTTTTCGGGTCTTGTAAGTGGACGCCAGTATCCTCCCCGGGGCGGGCGGCGGGCCGAGGTAAAAGCTCTGAGTTGGCTCACATACAAAATTTGGCGGGTTTTGAATAACGATCGTCTTCCTGTAATGGCATCAACCAAGCAAACAGAAATAATTCCTTCGAAAATAACAATATTTGGCCATGTATCCATCTCTGCCAGGTACATTACAAGCCTCAAGGGGCCAGGGAGCATCGGCTGGCGTTATATCAATATTTCGGGGAGTCGGCGGCCATTTACATGGGAGGTACGATGCCTTCCCTGCAGGTCTACCAATTTAGACCTTAACATATTGATGTGCACTGCATCAGTGTAATTCCTTTGAAAAACGCTGATAATACATTAGGATATCTTTTAAAAGCATGTGATGTGTAAATGCACCACAAATATTCTGTAATATATGACTAACTTCATTTGCATATGTTAGGTTTTGTGAGTATTTCCGACTTACTGCTATTATTAATGTGATAAATAAGTTACATATACAAACTTAGTATTGAAGTTTACGGCACTGGTACCTTCTTTACTTCTATATCATTATATGCATTCTTCAATGTTGGCAGTCCTGCATCATCACGTGAGAAGCTGATTTCATCATTTTATTCTGGATGGTATGAAAATTGTTTGCAAGTTGAAGAACATCACATAAATACTGTTCTTACTTTGATTATGTGCCCACGAAGTCATTAAGAGAATAAACAAAGCCGAAAAGCCTCATTGCCTATCCACCGGGCCGTTGCGAGCCACAAGGGCACACCACTGGGCTATGACCCGCCGTGTGCCACATATACTTGCCGGCAACGATATGATGGCTAACAAGTACATATCAAACTAATTATCAAGTTCTGCAATATGCTTTTCATTACTTTTGACGCAATATGGCCTTCAGAGCTATACAAAGGAAGCAGCAGCAAATATACATGCCGGCTGCAGTAATCGTTCCTCTGACGTTTGCAGGAGCGGCCGCGGCAGACATAATCTTCACTTCCTGTGCGCCGTTTTTCCCTTGGAGTGTCGTTAGAGAAACCTAAAACAACCCTAATTCACTTATTCTGTACTTCCCGCCTACTCACAGTTAAAATACTTCGAGTGGGTGGTCAGTAAAACAAACACTTCAGAGATTACATTTTTTATTGCTACTAACATAATTGACAAGCCAAACTATAGCACCAATTAAGAGGCATGAATTCCTCCACACTGAAGCAACAAGACAGGCGAGGTTTTACGATGCAATGGAAACTTTAAGTGGACAGCAGTTTTCCCGATAAATCAGTATTGCACCAGAATTTCTGCAATGCGTGTAAGGATGGcgcacagaacacacacatcttactTACCCATTATCAATTAAGATTGAAAAGCATGCAGGCTGGTTATGTGTCCGCCAGAAATACCTGAGCTATCCATGAGCTGTGTGACAAACTGACATGTTTGCCCTGGATGACATGATTGCACTGACGTGACTGCAGTGGATTGATCTCTGCGGGTCACTCCAAAACGGGGTTGAAAAAGAACATACCGACATGATATAACGTAGATACTTGAGGCTTTAAAGTTATATCATACGTTTAAATAATCATATATCACGCAATCTAAATGTTGGATATAATAGGGAATAACTTAATCtcactataatttttttttttttttggtatttcgttggggatataccccaagggaaaaaaataataagaatgttGTAACTTGCAATATCTTGTTAAATGCTTTTCCATTTTCAGTAACTGGACAGGCTGTGCAAGGAtgcgtgaatatatatatatatatatatatatatatatatatatatatatatatatatatatatatatatatatatatatatatatatatataaatatgctattTCAGAGAGCATATGAATTAAATTTAAAGTAACAGTATGAagagtgtgtgtgcatgtgagAAAGTTGTGGCATGCATAGGCTAAGTATTCAGCCCATTATTATGGTGCCATGTGGTTTATAGTAACACCTTGTAGTCCTAAAAAGGCTCGTTAAAAAATGTAAGTCCACCACCCAACTctattatttgtattatattGGTACGTCTTGATTAAGTACCTTGCTTCAGGTAGGGTGTTTGTACAAACTGAGGATTCTGTTATATTTTAGGAAAGAGCACAAACTTTCATGTATTACCTGTTCTAGTGTAAAAGTTGCTCTgaaacacactcacatacactacTTTTAACAACAATTATTGATAATCATTTTGTATAAAGATTTCCACACACTTTCAAAATAGGTGCCTATGGTGCTTCTCTTACCTCATCTTAGGCctatattctcagacacttcagTGCTTGTACACCTATATTTGATCAAGCTTTTATAGAGGTAGTGGGTGCTGCCATAGATAGTTTTATAAGCCGTGTGTTAGTCTGACAcggtttctgtaccatgaatgtgaaaaacaatcACGAGAACTTGCTTGATCCCCTTTTTAGTGGGCTTCGCAAAGATGTTTGAGAGCcaagtgtctgagaatacaggCCTCAATTTCATGGTCTATGGTCTATAGCTATAAAAATAATTTCAGagaagtatatttattttataacaTTGTCAAACTAAGattcctttttctgtgccctaATTCTTCCTATGAGAATCCAGAAACAGGAATCGTATGACCATTCAATCATTCGTATTTACAATTCTGTACAAATTAACTAAATATTTATCTCCCAAAAACTTCTTAGTTTAGTTGCATTGTTTTCATAACACACATCAGAATAACCTTTCTGATCTTGCCGAGAGAATAATACCTGGAGTAAAATCTCAGTCAGGTAATTATTTTGTGTGCAGTCATTAGAGTCACCAGAAGGCTTCATATAGGTAAAAAACATGGCGCAAAAAGTAAAATGAGCAGAAGTAGGAAAAATGGAGAATTCTCAGGAATTAAGTGATGAGTTCTAGATTGAGTCAGATAAAACATAGTGAGATAGAGTGATAGACCTTTTATAAAAGAGTCACATATAGAGTATATGTGCCTGAGTATAGAGGCTTTGAGTGTCAGAGGCTTAGTACAAAGGAGGCATAAAGATACAAAGGTACTGCATGAAGTCAATGAGTACAAAGGTGTAGAAGGTATGGAAGCATAGTGAGGATGAGGAgtttaaaaacatcaacaaagCAAGATTTGTAGAATGGAGTACGGAATTTAAACGACCGACAATACAAGGCACTAGAGTAAGTCAGGTGAGAATACATATAAAGGACTTATAATCCTAAGAGACAAGATTGGAAAGgtagataaaggtaaagttgggggcatacaaaGTTTCTGAATAAAGTAAGTCTGTTGCTCTTTACCATGAACACCGTCACTGGCATGGTCTCAGCAGGAATACTACCGGAAGATGCAGCGGGCAATTAGTTCCTTCATGATCTCGTTGGAGCCACCGTAGATGGTCTGAACCTTGGCGTCCACGTAGGCCCGGCTGATGGGGTACTCGGACATGTAGCCACACCCGCCAAACAGCTGCACACAATTCGCTGCCACACGGTTCTGCAGGTCGGACAACCTGTGTGTGGCCAAAAGATTCGTTGGTTAGTCAGATTGAGAGGATGTTGTACCCTATTTTGTGTATGGTACATTAATAAAGTGTCATATCTGGCTTCCCTGGTGGAAGGGCAGCATGTTTAGAAATGGGGTTTTCTCAAAACTTACTTTTGGTGAATTCACTCTTTCTATTCTCAATGCCTCATTTATGGTGAGTGATTGAGCTTctaaggaaaatagagaaaagaataaaaacttaAATATAGCACTGAAAGGAGGTAGAGGACAGGGCCTGACTCACCAGTACTTGCACATGGAGGCTCCCTCGTCGCCCAGCCTCTTATTAGAGTGTTCCTCAATGCACTGGTCAGTGAAAGCACGGCTCACACAAATTTCAGTCTTCAGTTCTGCCAACTTGTGCCGAATCGTCTGAAAAGCAGAACAGAGTTGCTTTTCATAAAGAAATATTTCTGTTAACCTTAGTGATTAATGAATGACTTCTCATTAAACAAGGTTGAGTTTCTATGctcaaataatgtatatgtgcATAAAAAATGTGGGAACTTGTACAAAAATTATCACATCATTCAACATTATCAGCAAAAACCCAATCACCACAATGACCAGTCTACTGGGTTAGCTAGGCAGCAAATTCTCCATTACCACTTCTTAGCAAACCTTCCTATGTGCCCACCCTATATACTTTAGAATCACTTCTGTATCTCTAGTATGATTTCTATGCTACTGCTTATATAAAAAGATTTGGGTAGGAAatagcagaaaaaagaagaaaaatggcaaTCCATACCTGCAGACTGGAGAGGGTCTTGCCAAAAGCCTTTCTGTTGCGCAAGTATTCCCTGGTCTCTTCCAGTTGCCACTCACAGTTGGCACACGACATGACGCCAATCAAGAGGCGCTCCTGCCAAAAGGAACAACAGCATTAGCATTTTTTTGTCCGTAGTATTttaagtttcctttccttttatgtaGACTTAGTTTAACTCTTGATAAAAATATAGTCCTCAGCCCTAACTTTTTTCCATCGTGTCAAGCACATCTATATTTAGTGCATGTAATATATTTTGATGAATGGTGAGTAAAAACAAGAGGCTGTGTTGAAAGTGAATGGTGTGCATGCTcacacctctgtgtgtgtgtgtgtgtgtgtgtgtgtgtgtgtgtgtgtgtgtgtaatttgccaccacggcctgatcacgagaaGGACTTGCAATCAtcagcaagtaccctcctgacaaaagcaagctcattatagtcgatctctgggtactgccgggacctccactctccatcccccttgctcaagatgTAATAGTAACCACTACTTGCAGGGATGTTATGCATGTTAAGCACTTGAAAGGTGTCTGCACATtatatatccagatccagatgtAATTTTTCTGTATTGGGCTCAAAATGCCcactttttaaaaaaaatttatttcTCCCACCAGAGTATGTTCGCTTCGCTGGCCATCTTCTCACCCCATCTCGTGAACATATGATGCCCTGTCAAAATCTTttgagatgtctaaggcaacagtaaaagtttcaccaaaaatggctaagagaggatgaccaggagttaGTTAGAAAAGCAAGATGATCATCAATAGAATGCCCATTGCGGAACCTAAACTGGcaatcagataggtcagaagttgatagatAACTATAAGATTGATTGTGAGGAGTTATTAGAAGACTCCCCAGATGAGTATGACAAATTATGATCCTGAAGCAGAGGGGGAGGACAGTAAAACTAAGAGACAGTGTTACCAGTGCAGATACACTGTCAGCAAGTTTGGAGGTGTGTTCTTGTAAAATAGCCTTACGTGAGGCACGGGGGGAATGGGAGCTGCGGTTCTGCAGGTCCATGTTTTGTTTACACCAGCGGGGAGATGCGGTAAGGAAATGATTAAAGGAAGCTGTCCATCCGTCTCCACTGTGCTCCGGAATCAAGCCCAGGAATTGAATCCGGGACCTCTCAGTTGGGaggaatgtctttttttttttgtgtgtgtgtgtgtttattacatTAACAACCAAAAAACAAAGGTTTATGACATACCTGAGGCAGTTCTTTCATCAGATAGTAGAATCCATTGTTTGGTTTCCCGAGTAGGGCTGAGGCTGGAAGACGCACGTCCTCAAAGAAGAGCTCAGCAGTGTCCTGTGTAAAGATGTCTCCAGAATTAGAAGATGAACACAGCAAAAACCCTTAACCCTTTTCCTGCAATCCAATTTAAAATTAATCAACACCTCAGTGCggagtattatatatatattatatgtaaaaaaaaaaaaaaaaataaataaataaataaataaataaaaaaagtcccTCAATAAATAAATCTTTGCTTCCTgaacacaaatatataaatagtGCAATGCTACAACATTTCTTACCTAAGTAATCAGCATCTTGCAGAGTAAGCTTTTTGCAATACTGCACTGCCTGACAAAAGATGCTGATGACAGATATGCCAGATGCTTTGGGTATAATAGGTAGCGCACTTATCTTTTCACTAACAAAATGTTTTCTGTTCATGTATTTATGTTCAATGACTTGATACTGAATTTTCTTTAATTCTAtggggggaaaagaaaaaaaagaaaaaaatgctgcGCCTTAACACGAAAGTGTTGTGCAACCTTACTTGACATTATAAGGGTTACTGACTACAATTCAAACAAAATATGATTTATGTTTGGAAACACTGCAGCAGATGCCACATACTGATTTACACTTAATTTCCACATGAAAGAATTGGCATGCTACTTTGAAATTATCCTGGCCCATATGTGGGACACTCACAGGCAACAGCACCAAAGTCTGTGTCTCATATTTGGGACACTTGCAGGGAAAGGGTTAATGGCAGACATAGGTAGCATTGAATAAACCATGAATGCAGGCAATGGTGCCATAAAAGTAGACACACAAATGACGACTTTTACAGGGAGCCTCACCTGTGCCTTCATGCCCATCTTTTCCAGCTTGCGTCCCTTCTTGAATCCTGGCATGCCCTCCTCCACCAAAAAGAGGGAGATGCCGTGGGCCTTGCTCTTGGCACTGGGGTCTGTGAcggccaccacaaccaccacgtcGCTCATGTAGCCGTTAGTGATGTAAGTCTTGGAGCCATTAAGGATCCAGTCATCCCCATCCTTGACAGCATTAGTGCGGATGCCCTGCAGGTCACTGTGTGGAGGTAAACTCATGTAAGGTCATGTAGGGTGCATCTTCAGTAATTATTCTGTGACCTAAACTTCTCTATTAGCCTTCTTAGGTTTCCTCAGTCCCATGCCAGGAGACTTACCTGCCAGCATCAGGCTCTGTCATGGCAATGGCACCAATCTTCTTGCCAGCAGTCATGTCAGGGATGAACTTTTCAATCTGTTCTGCTGAGCCGTAGTGGGTGATGTAGGGCATGATAATCTGGGAATGCAGTGGAAATCCTGGTCCAGAGCAATTCACATATGACCTGAAGAGTTACATGAAGGGTAATTATCATTTCTATTTCAacctcaataaaaaaaatatatatataaaaaataataaataaaacataaataaataaataacacatgAATCCAAATTTCCGATTAAGCAAAGGTATACTATTGACTATATTTATCATtctgaaatacaaatttaaatttaccttcaAAAATCAGTGTCTCATTTTTAACATATGCCACAAGCTTCTAGTTTATAGAAGTCAAAGAGGTTCTGAATGGTGTCCCAACAGCCTCAACTGTTATGGCTACCAGCCCAGTCACAGCTATTAGGTAATACTATTTTTTCCACAAACAGATGTCCAGGCCAAGGCTTGAAAAATGCTTGACCATCAAATCAGTGCCTCCAAAGCTCCATCTTACAGCCCTGAAGGTCAGAACAGATGACAACATGCTTGCTAAACACAAGTATAGTCACCATGCTCGGCTAGCCATGGACACAAGACTTACTGCTCCTCCATGATGATGGCTGCGTCCTTAAAGGTTCCTCCGATGCCGCCATGCTCGGCCGGTGTGTCGGTGCCCAGCAGGCCCTGCTCCCCTGCCTTCAGCCAGCACTCCCGTGAGATGTTGCCATCCTTCTCCCACCTGAGGGGACACATGATGTAAGTAAAAGGTCCTCCATACTGAAGCAGTGAAACTCAAAtaacttagaaaaatatatatgtactatATTGGTAGCTGTTTCAGTAATGCAAAGGGATCTTTAATTCACATTAACTGTTTTAACCTGTGTGCTTCTGTGTGGCCATTTCTGTCCAAAAGTGTTTAGTTCCACTGGGTCAGTGCGAACAATATTGTCCAACGTGTGCAACCATAAATTTGAGTAAATTGGAGGTCATGGTGACAGGTGGCAATTGCTAGATCACTCCCTGGTCAGTCAACAGCAGGAGTGTCAGAGCTGAATGTCAGCTGTCACAAATGGATTTATTTTGTAACCAAAAATACCCGTTAAAAATGACTCTTGAGTGAAAAAATATTAGTGGCTGCATGGATATGAGAGGAGTATGCTAATGCACACCCATGCTGTTTTACTGCCCTCATATTCATTACATATTCAACCCTTTCTCAGCCACTCACAGCTTCAAGTTAGCCAAAGTGGACAGGCTAAAAACACATATGCATAAACATCACCGACAAACTGCTTAAATATACTGCTAGTTTCAGATCACCctttttatgctttttcttttGCCCTGAATAGTTGTGCTTTTGTCACTTACGTTAACAAATGTGAATTACTGATTTTTCATTTCTAGGGCCTCAAAGAACCAGTGTGGGTATTTCAGAATATTATATGGAATAAGTAGAAATAttaatgaaagtgacctacaaaatttggtcagtgttttttttagtgtctgtaataggagaaagctgaaagtaaatgtcaacaaaagtaaagtgatggtttgtgagtgaagtagaagtgaggttgtagattttgtacgtccatatagagtgggaatggaatgtgaaaaagaatgcaaaataattttgaatggtgaagaaatggaggaggtcaatgagtttaagtaccttggatcagttatgtgtaagcatggtgatatggagggagagataagagtaagggcattgcaaggaagggTGGTAgagtctttgggacgaatcatgaatggcagaagtgtgagcatggaggtaaagcaggatttgagaaatacaataatagtaccaaccctcacatatgcaagtgaaacgtgggcctggaatgaaagtcagaggtctagagtgcaggcagtagaaatgagttatttgaggagtgcttgtggtgtgagtagaatggatgaaatgagtaatgaaagtgtgtacgagtgttttggaatgtgtcacacgggtgaagggaagaagtgaagcgacagactttaaagtggtttggccacatggagcgaatggaggagagtaagctgaccagaagggtgtatgtgagtgagatagagggagggaatgctagaggacgacctccagtgaaatggagggataggttgcaagagtacgttagggagagggggaaatatctttgagaaactttgagcaggcaaggagggagtgtctggatagagaaagttggaagctcttctgccatcgccatcccctggtgggagctcctaggagcagatGTCGATgaaatgattgaatgaatgaagaaatattaATATTAGGGAAGACTATGATGCTGCATTTCACTTTGAGACAAAATATGTACCCAATACCTAATCCTGAATAGTTTCATATTCCATACTGAGGTATGAGATGTATGTAACAGCTAAGACTGGGTACATAATGACTGTACACTCCAGCCAAGCCAGCATCCACTCACTGTCTGTGGTATGGCAACACCTCCTCAGTGAAGAACTTGCGTGCAGATTTACGGAAGATGTCGTGGTCCTCGTCGAAGATTGACCGAACCCCAATGTCCATCATGTTTGGGGCGGTGACGGTGGAGGGGCGGTAGGTGACATCCTCACTGTTGCTCCTGGAAGTCCCAACAAGACATTAATTGATGACATAAGTACTTGGATACCTTTAGGTATTCCTTGCTGTCCAGTAACAGTTTGTTGTCATGTAATAATAAAACTTGTTTTCACTGTTTTATTGCCACATGATTTCTGATGTTTATTACTCTCATTTTCAGCATGATAATCCTTCAGGGACAATATTTCAGGTTATCAGTATATCAGTAAACAGATAAGTGTTGTCCTCAATGTATTTTTGTCATGtcattataaaaataataaaacagtttTGCTGATATCAACCTAAACAAGGAtgtctctttcctgttttttttcttttgtgtgtttctttatggGCTATTTAAAAGTTCTACCTTCCCTTAAAGCAAATGACTTCAAACAATAAAAACTTTTTTATCCTGATGAGATGAGTGACATGTTTTATTTGATGCTGAATAAAGAGCCTCCAAACATTAATATCAGATGCAACTGCATTGGGAATAAACTTGTTCCTCTCAAAGCTATTCATTTAGTTTTATGACTGTCGCAAATCTTCAAAAGGAATAGGGAAGACTAAGACATTCTTAAATTTGAGCCAGCAGTGAATGACTCAGCAAAAGGAAACACAATCATCAAAATTCACTCTCATATTATGTACATACCAAAGAAAGTGCTACATAGCATAACAATatcggcaaaacttaagaataaccactccaaaccaatattcgtagtaatttagcacgtgaaagaattattattataatggattttcatatatgttttaccttggggaggggccaggggggcaagcctctttaattatagagttaggtggcttggattttctaagtccattgttattgtttcacaagcgcctctatacacagactgagtctcatacctgccttgcagtgcaccctacaaactagttcttAAGTTAGTAATATCCAAAACACGCATGGATTATAGCGATTtcggaaaaaaaaaagtcttaagagttttatgttatttttttctctatattaaagcaactaatgccgcagttatttgtattttctaatacattcgtaaaatgttactacgcgagggtttCAGCGGCAGCACCTAAcggcgggttcctgaagtcagttgttttcaagccgccataatggatggaaggcccgacactcactccctcaaaatatccgtctactttacctttcggtaagtgttaactgagtatttaacctctttattggtgtgcatgtaggttgacaaaaggactgattactatcccagtaccgggtccaacaaagacacgggcgtgtcatgtgtcacatggtgtgacaagcacgtgtcagaaaacaaacggatattgttcagtGCGCGACacttatagtggagtttgagtaaaatggaggccagggtcatacgtagcagtcggtaggtcactcccgcgatagttaacagcaggagcgtcagttcgatctggatgacagctgtcacaaatctgttttattttgtaacttaaactactcggtaaaaattatctagcatcagcttacaagaagtggatgggttaaccgtcagtattgtaccatatgtaattatgaaacatgacatttcccaagagttgctcgtctacgattggggtggtggggtgggggttcaactacgctgaccatccaattacacgccctacactcgtcaacagacctgctgcggcggctgctacattatataggaatagattacaagagtatacgttagggaatttcctttctttagagactagggatttttcccgattttggggattattgtagggacattttgaaagcccatttttcagtgatttggccgtccaccaccaaaaccacagttccctacagggattaatcgagctaacgaccaccaaaaccacagctcctTAAAGGGATTAAAtgagctaacgccgccgccgcaaaatagctcgcattcattacctaccgtatgaagcatcactaggtcttcatatattttttttctacaaacttttggttagcgatggtacgcttggttagcgttggttAGCTTGCATTCATTACCGAAGCATCACTatgtcttcatatttttttttttctacaaacttttggttagcgatggtacgcttggttagctcgcattcattacctaccgtatgaagcatcactaggtcttcatatattttttttctacaaacttttggttagcgatggtacgcttggttagcgttggttagcttgcattcattacctaccgtatgaagcatcactaggtcttcatattttttttttctacaaacttttggttagcgatggtacgcttggttagctagcattcattacctaccgtatgaagcatcactaggtcttcatattttttttttctacaaacttttggttagcgatggtacgcttggttagctagcattcattacctaccgtatgaagcatcactaggtcttcatatttttttttttccatcaaaaGTTTGGTAAGCGATGGTtcgcttggttagcaacggtacgcttggttagcgactaccccacgcatgtgagaccaggtccaccacgcgtggttattttttttttagaacacgcagcccaacggctgccgtgctgagggccgggtatagcccgggcctgttcagcccgagtcccagatgaccttgagtcatggctcagggctgttttggggtggttagcgattagcccacgcatgtgagtatacggtagggattttccttactttcgagaccaagtaatttttcctgatttagggatttttctagggacattttggaaggccatttttaagtgatatgggctcccccctcgcaataccccggttccccacagttccccaggcttgtcttgggggatagggggggctggggtggtggagtggtgattcttaagatttaccacaATATCTTATCACAACTAATCTTTGCCCCCAATTTCTTCACTAGCTCCTTGCCCCACCCACTGGTCTTCCCAAAGCACGCCTACTGTACCCTGGGTGTGGCCAAAGGGTAGTGTGGACAGTGCATTGGGTAGAGC
The window above is part of the Eriocheir sinensis breed Jianghai 21 chromosome 44, ASM2467909v1, whole genome shotgun sequence genome. Proteins encoded here:
- the LOC126980380 gene encoding long-chain specific acyl-CoA dehydrogenase, mitochondrial-like — protein: MVGVSRLAAPLRRLALAPAASRGAAGGVRALGTSPVSNSEDVTYRPSTVTAPNMMDIGVRSIFDEDHDIFRKSARKFFTEEVLPYHRQWEKDGNISRECWLKAGEQGLLGTDTPAEHGGIGGTFKDAAIIMEEQSYVNCSGPGFPLHSQIIMPYITHYGSAEQIEKFIPDMTAGKKIGAIAMTEPDAGSDLQGIRTNAVKDGDDWILNGSKTYITNGYMSDVVVVVAVTDPSAKSKAHGISLFLVEEGMPGFKKGRKLEKMGMKAQDTAELFFEDVRLPASALLGKPNNGFYYLMKELPQERLLIGVMSCANCEWQLEETREYLRNRKAFGKTLSSLQTIRHKLAELKTEICVSRAFTDQCIEEHSNKRLGDEGASMCKYWLSDLQNRVAANCVQLFGGCGYMSEYPISRAYVDAKVQTIYGGSNEIMKELIARCIFR